The sequence ATGAGCCTTGGAAAGATGGTAAATTCAAGGCCGATGATGAAAGTGAAATGGCCAGTGGTTTTTGGGAACCTTCCTTTATGAAATTTGATCCGCTTAATCCTAAGCACCTATGGGTGACTTTTGATTTTAATAATGGATTATACCTGATCGATTTGGAGGACAGTACCGTCACCAAGAAGCGCTCGGATTTTGATAGGCCCAGGAGTATAGATTTCACCAATGACGGTCAATATATGATTATTGCTGAAGACCGCGGTGGTGAAAATGATAGGGCCACCTATCGTTTGTCAAGGGATAAGGACTGGCAAGACCGGGAAATTCTCACCCGGTATCGGCAATGCAACGGGGCATCGGTGCATCCTGTAAATGGTGAGTTATATTTTAACAGTTATGAAAAAGGCCAGTTTTTCCGCTTTGACCTAAACAAATACTTCTCCGAAGGATTAGGTGATAAGGATTATGAAACCTTGTTTGTAGTCCATGATCCTGAATGGGAATACAAAGTATTTATTCATCCTTCCGGCAATTACGCGTACATTCTAGTGATCAATCAGCATTATATTCTACGTGTCGATTATAATTGGGAAAAGGAACAGTTTAACCAGCCTTATTTAGTGTGCGGTCAGCTTAGAAGTCCAGGATATCAGGATGGTGTGGGATCTGAAGTTCGGATGCGCAATCCCTACCAAGGGGTTTTCGTGAAAAACGAGGATTATGCTGCGGAAGGTAAGCCAGATGAATACGATTTCTATTTCACGGATCAATATAATCATGCTATTCGGAAGCTGAGTCCAGAAGGAAGCGTGACGACCTTTGCAGGAAGAGGAAGTTCAAGTATCAACCCAGACCCATATGGCTATGTGGATGGGGACCTAAGGGAAGAGGCGCGTTTTGACAGACCTTCCGGTATCGCGTATAGTGATGGGGCATTCTACATTGGCGACCAAATGAATCACCGAATCCGTAAAATTGCCCTTGAAGAGCTGGATACTGAGGATACCGAGGAGCCTGAGGAGGAAGATGGAGACGAATAGCGCCAATTGATTTTAAAAAAAGCACGTTAAAAAAGACCGTGAAATGTCATGACCGATTACTATCGGGACATGTCATGCCATGTTGAAGTGACGGTTTTTATACAGGAAACCGTTTATTGATAGTTACCAATAAGGAGAAAGCATTCCTACAAAAAAACACAATGAAGCGTATTAAGAAAATAATTGCAATCATTACTTTGGGTTTTGGATTATTCACAGGTCAAGATGCCCTGGCGCAGCAAGCGCTCAGGGCTCCTGCCTACCCGCTGATTACCCATAACCCGAATTTCAGCATCTGGTCCATGGGTGACCAGCTCAATAACACTACTCCAAAGCACTGGACTACTGCCGATCACGGTATGCTAGGGCTTATTAAAGTGGACGGAACGACCTATCGATTTTTGGGAAAGGAGAGTAAGCAGTATGCCCATGTTTTGCCCACCAGTGATGAGGCAAGTTACCAATTG comes from Echinicola vietnamensis DSM 17526 and encodes:
- a CDS encoding IPT/TIG domain-containing protein is translated as MRLHIKNNKERLMALCLLMVLIGGIFGGCQMDNQEEESFAPFDPNKPVVVSGFTPSSGGAGQRLVIYGENFGTDPEMVSVFIGGKEATVINVKGESLYCLVPKQAFAGDVEVRVGEAGREVISDADVYFDYQRKMVVSTLIGYKNDRGDEPWKDGKFKADDESEMASGFWEPSFMKFDPLNPKHLWVTFDFNNGLYLIDLEDSTVTKKRSDFDRPRSIDFTNDGQYMIIAEDRGGENDRATYRLSRDKDWQDREILTRYRQCNGASVHPVNGELYFNSYEKGQFFRFDLNKYFSEGLGDKDYETLFVVHDPEWEYKVFIHPSGNYAYILVINQHYILRVDYNWEKEQFNQPYLVCGQLRSPGYQDGVGSEVRMRNPYQGVFVKNEDYAAEGKPDEYDFYFTDQYNHAIRKLSPEGSVTTFAGRGSSSINPDPYGYVDGDLREEARFDRPSGIAYSDGAFYIGDQMNHRIRKIALEELDTEDTEEPEEEDGDE